Proteins encoded together in one Camarhynchus parvulus chromosome 12, STF_HiC, whole genome shotgun sequence window:
- the GMPPB gene encoding mannose-1-phosphate guanyltransferase beta — protein MRALILVGGFGTRLRPLTLSRPKPLVEFCNKAVLLHQLEALRQAGVSHVVLAVSYMSDALEAAMREQEQRLGIRISMSHEKEPLGTAGPLALARDLLAEDGEPFFVLNSDVICEFPFAALARFHRQHGGEGSLVVTRVEEPAKYGVVVCEADTGRICRFVEKPRVFVSNKINAGLYIFNPGILQRIQLRPTSIEKEIFPAMAQDGQLYAMELQGFWMDIGQPKDFLTGMCMYLQALRAQHPEKLHSGPGVVGNVLVDPSAKIGANCVIGPNVTIGAGVVVEDGVRIKRCTVLEGARIRSHSWLESCIVGWSCSVGQWVRMENVTVLGEDVIVNDELYLNGANVLPHKSIAESVPEPRIIM, from the exons ATGCGGGCGCTGATCCTGGTTGGCGGCTTCGGGACGCGGCTGCGGCCGCTGACCCTGAGCCGGCCGAAGCCGCTGGTGGAGTTCTGCAACAAGGCCGTGCTGCTCCACCAGCTTGAAGCTCTCCGGCAG GCGGGCGTCAGCCATGTGGTGCTGGCGGTGAGCTACATGTCGGACGCCCTGGAGGCCGCTATGCGGGAGCAGGAACAACGG CTCGGCATCCGCATCTCCATGTCCCACGAGAAGGAGCCGCTGGGCACAG CGGGGCCGCTGGCGCTGGCACGGGACCTGCTGGCCGAGGACGGGGAGCCCTTCTTTGTCCTCAACAGCGACGTGATCTGCGAGTTCCCCTTCGCGGCGCTGGCCCGTTTCCACCGGCAGCACGGCGGCGAGGGCTCCCTGGTGGTGACCCGCGTGGAGGAGCCGGCCAAGTACGGCGTGGTGGTGTGCGAGGCCGACACCGGCCGCATCTGCCGCTTTGTGGAGAAGCCGCGCGTCTTTGTGTCCAACAAGATCAACGCTGGCCTCTACATATTTAACCCTGGCATCTTGCAACGCATCCAG CTGCGCCCCACCTCCATCGAGAAGGAGATCttcccagccatggcacaggaCGGGCAGCTCTACGCCATGGAGCTACAGG GCTTCTGGATGGACATTGGGCAGCCAAAGGATTTCCTTACGGGCATGTGCATGTACCTGCAAGCGTTGCGGGCTCAGCACCCCGAGAAGCTGCACTCGGGGCCCGGTGTCGTAGGGAATGTGCTGGTG GACCCCAGTGCCAAGATTGGGGCAAACTGTGTCATCGGCCCCAACGTGACGATCGGGGCCGGCGTGGTGGTGGAGGACGGGGTGCGCATCAAGCGCTGCACTGTGCTGGAAGGGGCCCGCATCCGCTCCCATTCCTGGCTGGAGTCCTGCATCGtaggctggagctgctccgtGGGGCAGTGG GTGCGCATGGAGAACGTGACTGTGCTGGGCGAGGATGTCATCGTCAACGACGAGCTCTACCTCAACGGGGCCAATGTGCTGCCACACAAATCCATCGCCGAGTCTGTGCCAGAGCCACGCATCATCATGTAG